In the genome of Bordetella avium, the window CCGTGTGCTGACGCGGCCGCAGGGCGTACGCCGTTCCTGGCTGGAGCAGGCTCAGAAGAACGCGGAAATGGCCTTGGCCCGGGCGCTTACCGAATCGGGCGCCCGCGCCGCGCGTACGTTGTCTTTGGCCGAAGCCTTGGATCTTGACACCGACGAGGCGGCGCTGGACGCGCTGCGCATCGAGTGTTTCGATATCAGTCATACCGCGGGTGAGGCCACACAGGCCTCTTGCGTGGTCTTTCTGCATCACGATATGCAGCCGTCGCTGTACCGCCGCTATAACATCGTCGGCATCACGCCGGGCGATGACTATGCGGCGATGCGGCAGGTGCTCACGCGCCGCTTTGCTAAGGTGGCCGATGGCGAGGCGCCGATGCCGGGCCTGGTGCTGATCGACGGGGGTAAGGGGCAGGTGGAAGTGGCGCGTCAGGTCTTTGTCGAGCTAGGGCTGGACATCGGCGCCTTGGTCGGAGTAGCCAAGGGGGAGGGCCGCAAGGTGGGGCTGGAAACCCTGGTGTTTGCCGATGCCCGGGCGCCGCTTGCCCTTGGGAAAGCGTCCGCAGCGCTCATGTTGATTGCGCAGGTGCGAGATGAGGCGCACCGTTTCGCCATTACGGGTATGCGCGCCAAGCGCGCCAAGACGCGTAATGTTTCGCGTTTGGAGGAAATCGAGGGTGTGGGGGCCAAGCGCCGCCAACGGCTGCTGGCCCGCTTCGGCGGCTTGTCGGGCGTGACCTCGGCCAGCATCGAGGATCTGGCCTCGGTGGACGGGATTTCAATGGATTTGGCCGAGCGGATCTATGACGCCTTGCACTGACGGCGGGCATCCGTCGCGCGGCTGATGTAGCATACTGGCACTATGCCGATAAACGTACCCATTTTTTTGACCTGGCTGCGCATCGCCATGATTCCTCTGGTGGTCGGGCTGTTCTATTTGCCCGATGCCTGGATCTCGGTCGGGGCGCGTGACACCTTCGCCGCTGTGGCCTTTATCGTGGCCGCACTGACGGATTGGTTCGATGGCTGGCTGGCGCGGCGCTGGAACCAGACTTCCGCCTTCGGCGCTTTTCTGGACCCGGTGGCCGACAAGCTCATGGTTTGCGCGGCGCTGATCGTGTTGCTGGATCTGAGCCGGGTGGATGCGTTTATTTCTCTCATCATTATCGGCCGTGAAATCACGATTTCCGCGCTGCGCGAATGGATGGCCCAGATTGGCGCCAGCGCCAGCGTGGCGGTGCATCGCCTGGGTAAATTCAAGACGGCGGCGCAAATGGTGGCCATCCCTTGCCTCTTGTATAACCAACAACTGTTTGGCGTTGATACGCGCCTGCTCGGCAACTGGCTAATTTTTGTGGCGGCCATCCTGACGGTGTGGTCGATGCTTTACTACCTGCGCCGCGCCTGGCCTGCCATCCGCGAAAAAGCGGGTTGAATGATGCGCTCTCGCGGGGGAGCCCTTCATTTTGCACAGCAAGAGGCCGTCAAAGCGGCCCGATGAGCGTGGCAGACCGCTGCCACGTACCGGAGACAATCTACTCAGGGCTGTTCTAGCCCTTTTCGCATGAATACCGCCGTATCTATCGACTCCCCCGCTCTGCGCCGCCGCGATTGGCAAATCATTCTTCTCATCGGTATTGCGCATGCCAGCTCCCACTTTTTTCAGTTGCTCCTGCCTTCGCTATATGTGTCGCTAGGCCAGGAGTTTGACCTCGACTTCGCGCGATTGGGTTTGCTCGTGTCGGTGTTTTATGTCGTATCAGGCTTGGGTCAGGCTTCGTCGGGTTTCGTCGTAGACCGGGTCGGCGCCCGCCCGGTGCTGTGGTTTGGCCTGTCTTGTTTTGTGCTGTCGGCGGTCATCATTGGCGCGGCCAATGGCTATCCGATGCTGATACTGGCCGCTGCTATCGGTGGGGTGGGTAATTCCATTTTCCATCCGGCTGACTACTCCATCATCAATCACCGGGTCAGCCCAGCTAGATTAGGCCATGCTTATTCCACGCATGGTCTGACCGGTAATCTGGGATGGGCGCTTACGCCGGTGTTCATCACCACCATCACGCTGCTATCGAATTGGCGCGTGGCGGCCTTTTCGGCTGGTGCGTTGGTCGCGCTGGTCTTGCTGATGACGGTCGTTGGCCGCCATTTGATCGGCGGGCCGTTGACGCAGCACAGCGATGAAAAAGCACCGCAGGGCAATGCCTGGCAGACGCTCAAGGCCTTGTTGGCCAAGCCCGCCTTGTGGGGGGCTTTTCTGTTTTTCGCCTTTACCTCGGTGGCCTTGTCTTCCGTGCAGAACTACACCATTCCCTTGCTGGCGGAGCTTTACGATCTGTCCCGCGTGGTGGCGAGCTCGGCCTTGTCTGGCTATATGGTGGCGTCGGCGGTCGGCATGGCGGCAGGGGGATTCCTGGTCTCGGCCACGCCGCGCACCGAGCGCACCGTTACCGCCGCGCTTATTTTGGCAGGCCTGACGTTGGTGGTGTTGGCCATGGGTTGGGTGCCTGCCTCGCTGGCGGCGTTTGTCGTCGCGCTGGCTGGCTTTTGTGCCGGGGTAGCGGCGCCGTCGCGCGATATGTTGATCCGCAAGGTGACGCCCAAGGGAGCGACAGGCTCAGTCTATGGCCTGGTGTATTCCGGCATGGATGTGGGGTCGGCACTGGGACCGCTGGGTTTTGGCCTGCTGCTCGACGCCGGGCTGGCCAAGGGGCCATGGATAGGCGCAGGTTTGGCCTTTGCCATCGGTGCTCTTTTGGCGCAGTGGATCGCCGTACAGGCGCGGCGACCCACTTGAGAACGGCCCGGTGTTATTGACGCGCGCCGCGCAGATCGGCCGGCGCGCTGGCGCCAGCGTTGCTGCGCCAGGGGTTGATGTCCAGCCCGCCGCGGCGGGTATAGCGGGCATAGACCGTCAGTTGTTCGGGCTGGCAGGCTTGCATCAGATCGCAAAAAATGCGCTCTACGCAATGCTCATGGAATTCGGCGTGTTGCCGGAAAGAAATGATGTATTTGAGCAGGCCGGCCCGGTCGATCGGACGGCCTCGATAGGCGATCTGCACGCTGGCCCAATCGGGTTGGCCTGTCACGGGGCAATTGGACTTCAGCAGGCGTGACATCAGCGTTTCTTCGATGATCCCGGTCCCGCTGCAGCCCAATAGTTCGGGGGCGGGCTCATAGCGATCGACTTCTACATCCAGCTTGTCTAGATTGATGCCGCTCAGTTCCTGGATGCGCAGGGTGTCAAAGCGCTGCGGCAAGATGAAGTCCATGTCGACGGGCGCACCTGCAGCGGCCGACAGGTCTTTTTCGAGCAGATCGCGCAGGGTCTGGGCATTGGGCAGGCGCGTCTGGTTGAACGAGTTCAGGTAGAGCTTGAAGGATTTGGACTCGATGATGTTGGGGCTGCTGGCCGGGATGCGAAAACTGGCCATGGCAATGCGCGGCTTACCCTTGGCATCTAACCATGAGAGCTCGTAGGCGTTCCAGATATCGGTGCCGTCAAAGGGCAGGGCGCCATCCAGGCCCAGGCCCGCCCGGTTTTCGGCGCGGGCGATGGGAAAGAGCAGCGCGGCATTGTATTCGGAGGGGTAGGCGACGTTATGGCCTAGCGGTGCATCAGAAAGCGGCATGGCGAGATAAGCAGATCGAGGCAATGTCTCATTGTAGAGGGTGCGCCCTCTTCTCAGGGGGGCATACGCCTTGATAGGGGCCGCGCCTTGTTTGCGGGAAATCCCTCCTGCAAACGTTTGCTCCGACACCGGCTGCCGGATGCTTGCGCCACCCTGCTGGCCGACTAGGCCGCCCATTCCTGGGAGCCGCAAATCTATTCGCAAACGTCGGCCCAAGCTTGCGTCAGCGAGACGCCGCTGTGGGCGGGGTGGCCGGCATGCTGCGGTTCACGTGGCGGTGTTATGGCGCATGATTCTCATAAATAAATATTGCTAACTGATACAGTTCCTCATATCTTGGTGGAGACTAGATACCGGTCTGCCGTCGCACCCTGGACGGATCGGCAGCGCGAACACCGTCCAACTTTTTAGGAGCAGATCTTGAATCACGTTTACCGCCTGGTATGGAACCGCACGATGCGCCTGTGGCAGCCTGTCTCTGAGCTGGCAGCCCAGTCGCGCGGCGGGGCGGCTCCCTCGGCGGTCTACGTTGCGGTGCGGTGGCGTTTGCATGGGATAGCTGTTGCCCTGGGGCTGGGGCTCGCCGCGTGGACGCAGACCGCCATGGCGATCTGCGCTAGCAATCCTACGCAGGTGACCTGCGACACGCCCGTCAATCCTCTGAACCCGAGTTATACCAACTCGCAAAACGGGTTGACCGTGACGGTAGGGGCGGGAGGCACGTTGGGCGTGCTGTTGGGCGCAGGCGGCACGGCGATGACGCTGCGGGGCGGTAATGTGGCGGTGACCAACCAGGGCGTCATCGATGCCTTTGCGTTGGGCAGCGGTTTGAGCGTGGTGTCATCGGGCCTTGTCTTGGGCCAGGCGGATGGGAGTGTGCCCGGGGTCAGCACCTATACCATCCAGAACGAGGCTTCTGGCCTTATCGGTGGCTCGGGCCGGGATATTTACGAAGCGCAACTGGCCAATCTGACCGGGATGGCGCTGTCCATCCACAACGGCACGGGCGGCGTGACCAACGTCACCAACAACGGCATCATCCGCGCCGCGCCGGTGGCCTACGGTAGTCGATCCGGCGCGGATATCGCGGCCGTAGCGATCTATGGCGGCGGAATGGTGAATTTCACCAACAGCAGCACTGGCACCATTGTCGGCCGGGTGGCGTTTGAGTCGGCCGGCTCCCTTATCGGCCACTACTTTAGGAACGGCGGACTCATCGATGGCAGCGTGTCGCTGGGGGCGGGTAGCAGAAATACGTTCGTTGCCGAGTCCGGCTCCGCGATCAGCGCGACCGGCCAGACGGGCGAAATGATCGGCGTTACCTCCGTGCCGGGTCTGCTGTTCGCCAGACCGGGCACGGTGGATGGCGGCTTCGGGGGCAACAATTCCCTGGTCTTCGCCGACACGTTCAGCCGAGGCCTGCTCACCAGCGTCGCCGCCGGCACCTACCTGAATTTCAACAGCCTGACCGTTACCGGGGGCAGCTGGACGCTGTTGGGCGGCCCCTTATTGCCCTCGGGTAGCTCCATCTCGCTCAATGGGGGCACCGTGTTGGTCGACGCCAGCGGTGCCTTGGGTGTTGGCCAGATCTCTGCGTCGGGCGGCGCCATTGGCGCGTCAGCACCGGGCGTATCGCTAGGCAGCAGCTTCAACTTGGTGGGGAGCGGCCTGGTGGTAAATAGTGCTCATCCCTTAACGCTGTCGGGGCGGTTGACGGGCTCGGGAGGCTTGTCGGTGAGGGGCACGCAGGCGGTCAGCTTGACGGGCGCCAATGATTACAAGGGCGACACAACCGTCTTCCCCTTGGCCGAGCTCGTGGGTAATGCCAGCAGCCTGCAGGGCAATATCGCTAACCATGGCACGGTGACTTTTTCCGGCGCCGAGAATGGCAGCTTTAACGGCAGCCTGTCAGGCAGCGGCAATCTGGTCAAGCAAGGCAGCGGTATCTTGGAGGTTCGTGGCCTCCTGGGCCATACGGGCAGTACGGCCATCCAGGCCGGCACTCTGCAGCTTGGCCCGGGAGGAGTGCTGAATTCATCAACGAGTATGATTCTGAGCCCTGGCGCGACACTGGATCTGGGGGAGAGCCCGAATCAGAGCCTCGGTGGGTTGTCCGGCACGGGCGGTACGGTAACACTTGGCGCGAATACGCTAAGTTTGTTCAATCAGAACGACGCGGTTTTCGGCGGTGTGATCCAAGGCAGCGGCGGCTTGATCAAAAATGGGCTTCAGACGCAGACTCTGACGGGCCGCAGTACCTTCTCCGGCGGCGTGAACATCGTGGCTGGCAGGTTGGCGCTGGGTACGGGTAGCAGCCTGGCCGCCAGCTCTGTGATAACGGTGGGCACGCAGGGCACGTTCGATATCTCGGCAGCTTCTAACATGGAGTTGGCGACGCTCAACGGCTCGGGCGGTAACGTGGCCTTGGGCGCCAACACCCTTACGCTGGGGTCGGGCAATTATGGTGGCGTGATCGCCGGCACCGGCGGTCTCACCAAGAACACGGCGGGTAGCCTGGTACTCAATGGCGAGAACAGCTATACGGG includes:
- a CDS encoding MFS transporter is translated as MNTAVSIDSPALRRRDWQIILLIGIAHASSHFFQLLLPSLYVSLGQEFDLDFARLGLLVSVFYVVSGLGQASSGFVVDRVGARPVLWFGLSCFVLSAVIIGAANGYPMLILAAAIGGVGNSIFHPADYSIINHRVSPARLGHAYSTHGLTGNLGWALTPVFITTITLLSNWRVAAFSAGALVALVLLMTVVGRHLIGGPLTQHSDEKAPQGNAWQTLKALLAKPALWGAFLFFAFTSVALSSVQNYTIPLLAELYDLSRVVASSALSGYMVASAVGMAAGGFLVSATPRTERTVTAALILAGLTLVVLAMGWVPASLAAFVVALAGFCAGVAAPSRDMLIRKVTPKGATGSVYGLVYSGMDVGSALGPLGFGLLLDAGLAKGPWIGAGLAFAIGALLAQWIAVQARRPT
- the pgsA gene encoding CDP-diacylglycerol--glycerol-3-phosphate 3-phosphatidyltransferase — encoded protein: MPINVPIFLTWLRIAMIPLVVGLFYLPDAWISVGARDTFAAVAFIVAALTDWFDGWLARRWNQTSAFGAFLDPVADKLMVCAALIVLLDLSRVDAFISLIIIGREITISALREWMAQIGASASVAVHRLGKFKTAAQMVAIPCLLYNQQLFGVDTRLLGNWLIFVAAILTVWSMLYYLRRAWPAIREKAG
- a CDS encoding ESPR domain-containing protein: MNHVYRLVWNRTMRLWQPVSELAAQSRGGAAPSAVYVAVRWRLHGIAVALGLGLAAWTQTAMAICASNPTQVTCDTPVNPLNPSYTNSQNGLTVTVGAGGTLGVLLGAGGTAMTLRGGNVAVTNQGVIDAFALGSGLSVVSSGLVLGQADGSVPGVSTYTIQNEASGLIGGSGRDIYEAQLANLTGMALSIHNGTGGVTNVTNNGIIRAAPVAYGSRSGADIAAVAIYGGGMVNFTNSSTGTIVGRVAFESAGSLIGHYFRNGGLIDGSVSLGAGSRNTFVAESGSAISATGQTGEMIGVTSVPGLLFARPGTVDGGFGGNNSLVFADTFSRGLLTSVAAGTYLNFNSLTVTGGSWTLLGGPLLPSGSSISLNGGTVLVDASGALGVGQISASGGAIGASAPGVSLGSSFNLVGSGLVVNSAHPLTLSGRLTGSGGLSVRGTQAVSLTGANDYKGDTTVFPLAELVGNASSLQGNIANHGTVTFSGAENGSFNGSLSGSGNLVKQGSGILEVRGLLGHTGSTAIQAGTLQLGPGGVLNSSTSMILSPGATLDLGESPNQSLGGLSGTGGTVTLGANTLSLFNQNDAVFGGVIQGSGGLIKNGLQTQTLTGRSTFSGGVNIVAGRLALGTGSSLAASSVITVGTQGTFDISAASNMELATLNGSGGNVALGANTLTLGSGNYGGVIAGTGGLTKNTAGSLVLNGENSYTGATRVAGGALVVGGGAPPTSAPA
- the queF gene encoding NADPH-dependent 7-cyano-7-deazaguanine reductase QueF (Catalyzes the NADPH-dependent reduction of 7-cyano-7-deazaguanine (preQ0) to 7-aminomethyl-7-deazaguanine (preQ1) in queuosine biosynthesis), which codes for MPLSDAPLGHNVAYPSEYNAALLFPIARAENRAGLGLDGALPFDGTDIWNAYELSWLDAKGKPRIAMASFRIPASSPNIIESKSFKLYLNSFNQTRLPNAQTLRDLLEKDLSAAAGAPVDMDFILPQRFDTLRIQELSGINLDKLDVEVDRYEPAPELLGCSGTGIIEETLMSRLLKSNCPVTGQPDWASVQIAYRGRPIDRAGLLKYIISFRQHAEFHEHCVERIFCDLMQACQPEQLTVYARYTRRGGLDINPWRSNAGASAPADLRGARQ